In one window of Pseudoalteromonas espejiana DSM 9414 DNA:
- the folB gene encoding dihydroneopterin aldolase, giving the protein MDKVFISQLHVDTIIGVYDFEKESKQSLYFDIEMLSDIKPAAASDDINLALDYAKVSERVIEHTTAKPVELLETLVEQLAKIILTEFNTPQVTIKVSKPAAVAQANTVGVEITRTKAMS; this is encoded by the coding sequence ATGGATAAGGTATTTATATCTCAGCTACACGTCGACACAATTATTGGAGTGTACGACTTTGAAAAAGAAAGTAAACAAAGCCTTTATTTTGATATTGAAATGCTCAGTGATATAAAACCTGCAGCCGCAAGTGATGACATTAATTTAGCGCTCGATTACGCAAAAGTAAGTGAGCGTGTAATAGAGCATACAACAGCTAAGCCCGTTGAATTACTCGAAACGTTAGTTGAGCAATTAGCTAAAATTATACTGACTGAGTTTAATACGCCGCAGGTAACAATTAAAGTGAGCAAGCCCGCTGCTGTTGCCCAAGCCAATACGGTGGGTGTTGAAATTACTCGCACTAAGGCCATGAGCTAA
- the folK gene encoding 2-amino-4-hydroxy-6-hydroxymethyldihydropteridine diphosphokinase encodes MAQIYISLGSNINKAHYIRCALVALEQHFSDLVHSSVYESEAVGFAGNNFYNSVVAASTSMPLESVCKLLKQIERDNGRNAHDKKFSPRTLDLDLLFYDDVICDSPAQLPRDEITKNAFVLQPLSEVAPDFYHPVAKQTIAALWSEYNNPQQKLWKVEFSNP; translated from the coding sequence ATGGCGCAAATTTATATCAGCTTAGGCTCAAATATAAATAAAGCACATTATATTCGCTGTGCGCTTGTGGCGCTTGAACAGCACTTTTCTGATTTAGTGCATTCTTCTGTTTATGAAAGTGAGGCTGTTGGCTTTGCAGGCAATAACTTTTATAACTCGGTAGTTGCTGCGTCTACGTCAATGCCACTTGAAAGTGTATGTAAGTTATTAAAGCAAATAGAGCGAGATAATGGGCGTAACGCGCATGATAAAAAGTTTAGTCCGCGCACGCTCGACTTAGACTTATTATTTTACGATGATGTAATTTGTGATTCGCCAGCTCAGCTACCACGTGACGAAATTACTAAAAATGCATTTGTACTTCAGCCTTTATCTGAAGTCGCCCCCGATTTTTATCACCCTGTGGCAAAGCAAACTATTGCTGCGCTTTGGAGTGAATATAACAACCCTCAACAAAAACTATGGAAGGTGGAGTTTTCTAACCCATGA
- a CDS encoding undecaprenyl-diphosphate phosphatase, translated as MSIIEIIVLALIQGFTEFLPISSSAHLILPSQILGWEDQGLAFDVAVHVGTLIAVVIYFRKEVSDILGAWFKSFGAQGATDDSKLGWWIILGTIPAAILGLLLKDFVELYLRSAWVIAATTIIFGLLLWYADAKGKQMKTIYQLNWKTALIIGFAQAVAMIPGTSRSGITMTAGLMLGMNKQSAARFSFLLAIPIISMMGLYYTAELALGDHVVDWSTLLLGVVLSFLSAYACIFMFLKVIERMGMLPFVIYRLLLGAGLIIFLTL; from the coding sequence ATGAGTATTATAGAAATAATTGTTTTAGCCCTGATACAAGGATTTACTGAGTTTTTACCTATTTCGAGCTCAGCTCACTTAATCTTACCTTCACAGATATTAGGCTGGGAAGACCAAGGCCTTGCTTTTGATGTGGCCGTTCATGTAGGCACATTAATAGCAGTCGTTATTTACTTTAGAAAAGAAGTAAGCGATATACTGGGTGCTTGGTTTAAATCATTTGGCGCACAAGGCGCTACCGATGACAGCAAGTTAGGCTGGTGGATTATACTTGGGACTATTCCTGCTGCAATCTTAGGTTTACTGTTAAAAGACTTTGTTGAACTTTACCTTCGTAGTGCTTGGGTGATTGCTGCCACCACCATTATTTTTGGTTTGTTGCTGTGGTACGCCGATGCAAAAGGTAAGCAAATGAAAACGATTTATCAGCTTAACTGGAAAACTGCCCTGATCATTGGCTTTGCGCAAGCTGTGGCCATGATCCCAGGTACTTCGCGTTCAGGCATTACCATGACCGCAGGTTTGATGTTGGGAATGAATAAGCAAAGTGCGGCCCGTTTTTCGTTTTTATTAGCAATTCCTATTATTTCTATGATGGGACTTTATTACACCGCAGAGCTTGCGTTGGGTGATCATGTTGTAGATTGGAGCACATTATTACTGGGTGTTGTACTTTCGTTTTTGTCGGCTTATGCATGTATTTTTATGTTTTTAAAAGTAATTGAGCGAATGGGAATGCTACCCTTTGTAATTTACAGGCTATTACTTGGCGCTGGCTTAATTATATTTTTAACGCTGTAA